From Chromohalobacter canadensis, one genomic window encodes:
- a CDS encoding type II toxin-antitoxin system Y4mF family antitoxin, with the protein MADLAPPKTLSDRIRYSEDLGKLVRQARTEQSLLQIDLAGLAGTGNRFIVDLERGKPTLQLQKVLDVLDLMGLEVIVQRKGTHQHGE; encoded by the coding sequence ATGGCCGACCTCGCCCCCCCCAAAACGCTTAGCGACCGCATTCGTTACAGCGAAGACCTCGGCAAGCTGGTGCGCCAAGCGCGTACCGAGCAATCATTGCTACAGATCGATTTGGCCGGGTTAGCCGGCACCGGCAACCGTTTCATCGTTGATCTGGAGCGGGGAAAACCGACGCTGCAACTCCAGAAAGTTCTGGACGTACTCGATCTCATGGGTCTTGAAGTCATCGTGCAGCGCAAGGGGACACATCAACATGGCGAGTAA
- the yghU gene encoding glutathione-dependent disulfide-bond oxidoreductase: protein MSQETDYTPPRVWEPKESGGKFASINRPVAGPTHEKELPVGKHPFQLYSLATPNGVKAGIMFEELLALGHQGAEYDAWLINIGEGDQFGSGFVEANPNSKIPALMDHSSDTPTRVFESGSILLYLAEKFGEFLPKEHVARTEALNWLFWQMGSAPFLGGGFGHFYSYAPVKLEYPIDRYAMETKRQLDVLNRHLAEHRYLAGDAYSIADIATWAWYGQLVLGRLYDAAEFLQVHEYTHVVRWAEEIDARPAVLRGRMVNRTFGEPELQLHERHDASDFETRTEDKR from the coding sequence ATGAGCCAAGAGACCGATTACACCCCACCCCGTGTTTGGGAGCCGAAAGAAAGCGGCGGCAAGTTCGCGAGCATCAACCGCCCGGTCGCAGGGCCCACCCATGAGAAAGAGCTGCCGGTGGGCAAGCACCCGTTCCAGCTTTACTCGCTGGCCACGCCCAATGGCGTCAAGGCGGGGATCATGTTCGAGGAACTGCTGGCGCTGGGTCACCAGGGCGCCGAGTACGATGCGTGGTTAATCAACATCGGTGAGGGTGATCAGTTCGGCAGCGGCTTCGTCGAAGCCAATCCCAATTCGAAGATTCCGGCGCTGATGGACCACAGCAGCGACACGCCGACACGCGTGTTCGAATCGGGCTCGATTCTTCTGTATCTCGCCGAGAAGTTCGGGGAATTTCTGCCCAAGGAGCATGTGGCGCGCACCGAAGCGCTCAACTGGCTATTCTGGCAGATGGGCAGCGCGCCGTTCCTCGGTGGCGGTTTCGGGCATTTCTACAGCTACGCGCCGGTCAAGCTCGAGTACCCCATCGACCGTTATGCCATGGAAACCAAGCGTCAGCTCGATGTGTTGAACCGCCATCTGGCGGAGCACCGCTATCTGGCCGGCGACGCGTACAGCATCGCCGATATCGCTACTTGGGCGTGGTACGGGCAGTTGGTGCTGGGGCGTCTCTACGATGCCGCCGAGTTCCTGCAAGTCCATGAGTACACGCATGTCGTGCGCTGGGCCGAGGAGATCGACGCGCGCCCGGCGGTGCTGCGTGGGCGGATGGTCAATCGCACCTTCGGGGAGCCGGAACTCCAGCTCCACGAGCGCCACGATGCCAGCGATTTCGAGACTCGGACCGAGGACAAGCGTTAA
- a CDS encoding YciI family protein produces the protein MPQYAVVAYDYTDAEALDRRLANREAHLAGVRALAQEGCFLSGGAILDDNGKMVGSSAHFQFADRQALEAWLEIEPYMTGRVWEQVDIREVKLFDPST, from the coding sequence ATGCCGCAATATGCCGTAGTGGCCTACGATTACACTGATGCCGAGGCGTTGGATCGCCGCCTGGCCAACCGCGAGGCGCATTTGGCGGGCGTGCGCGCGCTTGCCCAAGAGGGATGTTTCCTGAGTGGCGGGGCGATCCTGGATGACAACGGCAAGATGGTTGGCTCTAGCGCGCACTTCCAGTTCGCCGACCGCCAGGCGTTGGAAGCATGGCTTGAGATAGAACCCTACATGACCGGTCGCGTATGGGAACAAGTCGATATTCGCGAAGTGAAACTGTTTGACCCGAGCACCTGA
- a CDS encoding AGE family epimerase/isomerase, translating to MADNTHSPARRWLDAETHHHWLTREGLRLLEFHRQARLDTGGFAPLDGDGRIPEGASADTMITGRMAHSYGLAAMQGVPGAASLAEHAIRALSGLLRDEQDGGWLAGGPAVTADRTKQCYLHHFVALGAATARQAGIPGSAALLDEVVEVIETRFWSESEQAFVERYAQGWRELADYRGGNSNMHGVELCLALADVRDEPHWLDRALAIVERLIHRHAAPRDYRILEHFHGDWAEWPDYNVEQPHHDFYPYGATPGHSFEWSRLMLHLEAALEARGREAPAWLFVDAAALFEAGLRDGWASDGAPGLVYTVDWQGQPSSRRRRHWTHAEALAAASAFLQRTGDAHYEHWYRHVWDFIDTTFIDRARGGWQQELDHRLAIDPAQGDVKPDLYHAYQATLLPRLPLAPALAVSVERL from the coding sequence ATGGCAGATAATACACACTCACCGGCACGGCGCTGGCTGGACGCCGAAACGCATCACCACTGGCTGACTCGGGAAGGACTGAGACTGCTCGAGTTCCACCGTCAGGCGCGGCTCGACACCGGCGGTTTCGCGCCGCTGGACGGCGATGGGCGAATCCCCGAAGGCGCCAGTGCCGATACGATGATCACCGGGCGTATGGCCCACAGTTATGGGTTGGCGGCGATGCAAGGCGTGCCCGGCGCGGCGTCGCTGGCCGAGCATGCCATACGTGCCTTGAGCGGTTTGCTGCGCGACGAGCAAGACGGTGGTTGGCTAGCGGGCGGCCCCGCCGTGACGGCGGATCGCACCAAGCAGTGTTACCTGCATCATTTCGTCGCCTTGGGGGCCGCCACTGCTCGTCAGGCGGGCATACCCGGCTCGGCAGCGCTGCTCGACGAGGTGGTCGAGGTCATCGAGACGCGCTTCTGGTCGGAGAGCGAGCAAGCCTTCGTCGAGCGTTATGCGCAAGGTTGGCGTGAGCTGGCGGACTATCGTGGCGGCAACAGCAACATGCATGGCGTGGAGCTGTGCCTGGCGTTGGCCGATGTGCGCGACGAGCCACATTGGCTGGATCGGGCGTTGGCCATCGTCGAGCGGTTGATACATCGACATGCGGCACCGCGCGACTATCGCATACTCGAGCACTTTCACGGCGACTGGGCCGAGTGGCCGGACTACAACGTCGAGCAGCCGCATCACGACTTCTATCCATATGGCGCGACGCCGGGGCATAGTTTCGAATGGTCGCGGTTAATGCTGCACCTGGAGGCGGCGCTCGAGGCGCGTGGGCGTGAAGCGCCCGCCTGGTTGTTCGTGGACGCCGCCGCGTTGTTTGAGGCTGGCTTACGTGACGGCTGGGCCAGCGACGGCGCACCGGGGTTGGTTTACACCGTGGATTGGCAGGGTCAGCCGAGCTCGCGGCGGCGCCGCCACTGGACGCATGCTGAGGCCTTGGCCGCCGCCAGTGCCTTTCTGCAACGCACCGGCGATGCCCACTACGAGCACTGGTATCGCCATGTGTGGGACTTCATCGACACCACCTTCATCGACCGGGCTCGGGGCGGCTGGCAGCAGGAACTGGACCATCGCCTCGCCATCGACCCGGCGCAGGGCGACGTCAAACCCGACCTTTATCACGCCTATCAAGCCACCTTGCTGCCGCGTTTACCGCTGGCGCCCGCTTTGGCCGTGTCGGTCGAGCGCTTGTAA
- a CDS encoding MFS transporter — MSDTRLFRSLRFYNYRVWAIGALVSNIGTWMQRIAQDWLVLTVLTDHDASAVGITIALQFGPQLLLLPLTGYAADHFDRRRLILLTQALLGLLAVGLGLVTLTGVVTLWQVYVFALGLGCVTAFDAPARQTFVNDLVGEKHLSNAVALNSTSFNAARMIGPAVAGLLIAAVGSGWVFMINAASFAAVLGSLCLLRLDELLPVTRPRHHAGGLTEGFRYVWRRPELKAILLMLFMIGTFGFNFAVYISTMSVRVFHGEAGQYGLLTSSLAVGSVTGALLAAKRERPHMRLLCFSTLGFGVCCGLAALAPNTYLFATALMLTGLAALTFMTASNALIQLSTEPTMRGRVMALRMAITMGGTPLGAPIVGWLADHAGPRWAMSVGATAGLVAALIAARLLMREGRGREYTMPRARHAPSRHTP, encoded by the coding sequence ATGAGCGATACCCGCCTTTTTCGCTCGCTACGTTTTTACAATTACCGCGTGTGGGCCATCGGCGCCCTGGTCTCCAATATCGGCACTTGGATGCAGCGCATCGCTCAGGACTGGTTGGTACTAACCGTGCTCACCGACCACGATGCCAGCGCCGTGGGCATTACCATCGCCTTACAGTTCGGTCCACAGTTGCTGCTGCTTCCGCTGACTGGCTACGCCGCCGACCATTTCGACCGCCGCCGGCTAATCCTTCTCACTCAGGCATTGCTGGGGCTATTGGCAGTAGGGCTGGGACTGGTCACCCTCACCGGCGTGGTAACACTTTGGCAAGTCTACGTCTTTGCCTTGGGGCTCGGCTGCGTCACGGCCTTCGATGCTCCCGCTCGACAGACCTTCGTCAACGACCTGGTCGGCGAAAAGCATCTCTCCAACGCAGTGGCCCTCAATTCGACATCCTTCAACGCTGCACGGATGATTGGTCCCGCCGTTGCCGGGTTGTTGATTGCCGCCGTCGGCAGCGGCTGGGTCTTCATGATCAATGCGGCCTCTTTCGCCGCCGTGCTCGGATCGCTATGCCTGCTGCGGCTCGACGAACTGCTCCCCGTCACCCGGCCAAGGCATCACGCCGGCGGACTGACGGAGGGTTTCCGTTATGTCTGGCGGCGCCCCGAGTTGAAAGCCATCTTGCTGATGCTCTTCATGATCGGCACCTTCGGCTTCAACTTCGCGGTCTATATTTCCACCATGTCGGTGCGCGTCTTCCACGGCGAGGCGGGGCAATACGGCCTTCTGACCTCATCTTTGGCCGTCGGCTCGGTCACGGGTGCGCTATTGGCTGCCAAGCGCGAGCGCCCGCACATGCGGCTGCTGTGCTTCTCTACTCTGGGATTCGGTGTCTGCTGCGGCCTGGCAGCTCTTGCCCCCAACACATACCTCTTCGCCACCGCCCTGATGCTGACGGGCCTAGCGGCGCTGACCTTCATGACCGCTTCCAACGCACTGATTCAGCTCTCGACGGAACCGACGATGCGTGGCCGCGTAATGGCGTTGCGGATGGCGATCACCATGGGCGGCACGCCGCTCGGTGCCCCCATCGTCGGCTGGCTGGCCGATCACGCCGGGCCACGCTGGGCGATGAGTGTCGGCGCCACGGCCGGCCTCGTCGCCGCCCTGATCGCCGCCAGGTTGCTGATGCGGGAAGGTCGAGGTCGCGAGTACACCATGCCGCGTGCCAGGCACGCCCCCTCGCGACACACGCCTTGA
- a CDS encoding helix-turn-helix domain-containing protein, whose translation MSDSPLPLAAAVRETLEAVPRERLPMTYQEVADALGLQPPRTIARVTQALETSMREDAARGHPFIAALVVSRRAPHMPARGFFELAVELERFPADSSLHAQAWRDEYQRAMTRRE comes from the coding sequence ATGTCCGATAGTCCGTTACCACTGGCTGCCGCCGTGCGTGAAACGCTTGAAGCGGTGCCGCGAGAGAGGCTGCCAATGACCTACCAGGAGGTCGCCGACGCGCTCGGCTTGCAGCCACCGCGTACCATCGCGCGCGTCACCCAGGCGCTGGAGACGTCGATGCGCGAGGACGCCGCCCGGGGCCACCCCTTCATCGCCGCGCTGGTGGTCAGCCGCCGTGCTCCGCACATGCCGGCGCGCGGTTTCTTCGAGCTGGCCGTCGAGCTGGAGCGGTTTCCCGCCGATAGCTCCTTGCATGCTCAGGCATGGCGGGACGAGTACCAGCGAGCGATGACGCGGCGTGAATAA
- a CDS encoding type II toxin-antitoxin system HipA family toxin translates to MASNEALDVYHGDYLVGRLYNAQPLRFEYEPPWQASPRAVSLSPSLPLTRRVHAGDDVVAYFENLLPEGDLRHHLEIRHHTSTLFGLLKAIGGDTASGFTLIPSGEALATPRYRPLRWSALAEHLHNRERSPLLSQQSEGARISLAGAQDKLLLMLMEDGSPAIPVGSAPSSHILKPDIRRLSGIWASALNETFCMQLADTLGLEVAEASYQLDTRACLVRRYDRAPDDRGGLRRLHQLDLCQLSGSPSSIKYESDGGPGLARCRELLQQAGVPARDLQRLIGWFFFNLLIGNNDSHAKNLSLLQADEGPRLAPFYDLMSTTLYSGLSRHFAFQVTGENRPGSIEKSHLESLARSMRFQPRYFIKQGLQLAEQMPIALEATRASLEEVAQPGKEQILLERLHQRLTSNCRKLPAHWSASQM, encoded by the coding sequence ATGGCGAGTAACGAGGCCCTGGATGTCTATCATGGCGACTACCTGGTAGGTAGGCTATACAACGCGCAGCCGCTGCGTTTCGAGTACGAGCCGCCATGGCAGGCATCTCCACGGGCTGTCAGCCTCTCCCCCTCGCTTCCACTGACCCGTCGAGTGCATGCCGGCGACGACGTTGTGGCGTACTTCGAAAACCTCCTACCAGAAGGCGATCTCCGCCATCATCTGGAGATCCGACACCACACCAGCACCCTCTTCGGACTCTTGAAAGCCATCGGTGGAGATACGGCCAGCGGCTTTACTCTGATACCTTCGGGCGAGGCACTGGCGACGCCCCGTTATCGCCCCCTCCGCTGGAGTGCGCTGGCCGAGCACCTTCATAACCGAGAACGGAGCCCGCTACTTTCACAGCAAAGCGAGGGCGCTCGCATCTCGTTGGCCGGCGCTCAGGACAAGTTGCTATTGATGCTAATGGAAGACGGCAGCCCCGCTATACCGGTGGGATCAGCGCCGTCCAGCCATATCCTCAAGCCGGACATTCGCCGCCTGAGCGGTATCTGGGCGTCCGCCCTCAACGAGACGTTTTGCATGCAACTTGCGGACACGCTCGGACTCGAGGTGGCAGAGGCCAGCTATCAGTTGGATACTCGCGCCTGCCTCGTTCGTCGCTACGACCGCGCTCCCGATGACCGAGGGGGACTACGCAGGCTGCATCAACTGGACCTCTGCCAGCTCAGTGGCTCCCCCTCGAGTATCAAGTACGAAAGCGATGGTGGGCCCGGGTTGGCACGCTGCCGAGAGCTGCTGCAACAGGCCGGGGTCCCTGCCAGGGACCTCCAGCGGCTCATTGGTTGGTTTTTCTTCAACCTGCTGATCGGTAACAACGATAGCCACGCCAAGAACCTTTCCCTCTTGCAGGCCGACGAAGGCCCGCGATTGGCACCGTTTTATGACTTGATGAGCACGACGCTCTATAGCGGCTTATCACGCCATTTCGCTTTCCAGGTTACCGGTGAGAACAGACCCGGCAGCATCGAGAAATCACATTTGGAATCACTCGCCAGATCGATGCGCTTCCAACCACGTTATTTCATCAAGCAGGGGCTCCAACTGGCCGAGCAAATGCCCATTGCACTAGAAGCCACCCGCGCAAGCCTCGAAGAGGTCGCCCAGCCCGGCAAGGAGCAGATACTGCTGGAAAGGCTTCATCAGCGACTGACGAGCAACTGTCGCAAACTCCCCGCCCATTGGTCAGCCAGCCAGATGTGA
- a CDS encoding mechanosensitive ion channel family protein, giving the protein MKKNGAWRLWLVAAVVFIFSSLCLAQTSDDDSEETRWFSVDSLNAGLGQVPKAVKRMTPRESIRSFLTLTENEDFVAAAQILNLSELSSAEQRERGEQLARQLAEVLKRGEWLKVSSLPGRQDAAIEDPTGQHPQTGEPRRNLKLASLTAKGESYDIRLGRYRVGDEEPVWLVMPDSVSSVPLLYEEYGPLMFEAYIPDRFKASFGVLRIWEWIAIPVFLLLVGLMGWWVHHLVGMATRWLPAGSPSIFVGRIKTPVALVVMSLVTQTVLDYVVSFSAVATTSFRVLLIVILAWGGCTIALRLVDTFMLQITRHLIGQIDDTKPQDARKFLTTLYALRRIIILITVTAVSIYVLSQIQLFETLGVTLLASASVLAVLVGIAGQTVLGNILSSFQLSLAKPIRIGDLVVFEDQWCYVEGIFYTYIRLRVWNDRRLIVPVTYFVSRPFENLSVKSAKEFRSLELILHLSADIQCLREKFLEYAQEEDNVIEHHKLSCYVTGQTERAQTVVCYLMTSDPFAGWVAEMNVREKLMAFIRDNHPEWWPREVTAISEYDVALGERPGRPSGHGGGAS; this is encoded by the coding sequence ATGAAGAAAAATGGCGCATGGCGACTGTGGCTGGTGGCTGCAGTGGTTTTTATCTTTTCCAGCTTATGCTTGGCGCAAACGTCGGACGACGACAGTGAGGAGACACGTTGGTTCTCCGTCGATTCGCTAAACGCGGGGCTGGGCCAGGTTCCCAAAGCGGTCAAACGCATGACGCCACGGGAGTCGATACGTAGCTTTCTGACACTGACTGAAAATGAGGATTTCGTGGCAGCGGCGCAGATCCTCAACCTTTCCGAACTGTCCTCGGCGGAGCAGCGAGAGCGGGGGGAGCAGTTGGCCAGGCAACTGGCCGAGGTTCTCAAACGCGGCGAATGGCTCAAGGTTTCCAGCCTCCCCGGGCGCCAGGATGCCGCCATCGAAGACCCCACAGGCCAGCATCCCCAGACGGGAGAGCCTCGACGGAACCTCAAGCTGGCATCGCTCACTGCCAAGGGCGAAAGCTATGATATTCGTCTGGGCCGATATCGGGTGGGTGACGAGGAACCAGTCTGGTTGGTCATGCCAGATAGTGTTTCCTCGGTGCCTTTGCTTTACGAAGAATACGGTCCTTTGATGTTTGAGGCGTATATTCCGGATCGCTTCAAGGCCTCGTTTGGAGTGCTCAGAATCTGGGAATGGATCGCCATTCCGGTTTTTCTGTTGCTGGTGGGGCTGATGGGATGGTGGGTCCACCACCTGGTGGGGATGGCGACACGCTGGCTGCCTGCCGGCTCGCCTAGCATTTTTGTTGGACGAATCAAGACGCCTGTAGCACTCGTCGTCATGTCACTGGTAACCCAGACAGTGCTCGATTATGTAGTGTCTTTCTCAGCCGTGGCGACTACGTCCTTCCGGGTGCTGTTGATCGTCATTCTGGCTTGGGGTGGCTGTACGATTGCGCTGCGCCTAGTCGATACTTTCATGCTGCAAATAACGCGGCACCTCATCGGACAGATCGATGACACCAAGCCCCAGGACGCGCGTAAATTCTTGACGACACTCTACGCGCTGCGCCGCATCATTATTCTGATCACGGTCACTGCTGTTTCGATCTATGTGCTGAGTCAGATCCAGCTATTCGAGACGCTGGGGGTCACCTTGCTGGCCTCGGCCAGCGTGTTGGCGGTACTGGTGGGTATTGCCGGCCAGACTGTACTCGGCAATATCCTTTCTTCGTTTCAGCTCTCGTTGGCCAAGCCCATACGCATCGGCGACCTGGTGGTCTTCGAAGACCAGTGGTGTTATGTGGAAGGTATCTTCTATACCTACATTCGCTTGAGGGTCTGGAATGACCGGCGCTTGATCGTGCCGGTCACGTACTTCGTCTCCAGACCCTTCGAAAACCTGTCGGTCAAGAGCGCGAAGGAGTTCCGGAGCCTGGAGTTGATCCTCCACTTGAGCGCTGATATCCAATGCCTCAGGGAGAAGTTCCTGGAGTATGCGCAGGAAGAAGATAATGTCATCGAACACCACAAGCTTTCTTGCTATGTGACGGGACAGACCGAGCGAGCGCAGACGGTCGTTTGCTACTTGATGACGTCGGACCCGTTCGCCGGCTGGGTCGCCGAGATGAATGTGCGGGAGAAATTGATGGCCTTCATCCGGGACAACCACCCCGAATGGTGGCCAAGGGAAGTGACGGCGATCAGCGAATACGATGTGGCGCTAGGGGAAAGGCCGGGACGTCCGTCCGGCCACGGTGGCGGGGCCTCCTGA
- a CDS encoding SDR family oxidoreductase, producing the protein MVRKVAIHAQSQTLPGSEAEMEPPAEMIRPGYRGASKLEGKIALITGGDSGIGRSVAIHFAREGADVAVVYLSEREDAAETQRLVEAEGRRCHLIEGDLAEAEFCRRCIDETVQVYGGLNILVNNAGTQWVCQDLTELSDEQWRSVFETNMHSQFYLAKAALPHLGEDDAIINNASVNAYIGPDFLVDYSATKGAIVSFTRSLSNQVVGRGIRVNAVAPGPVWTPLQPATLGAHDPQWLEGFGEETPMGRAGQPSELGPVFVFLASLDASFISGQTIHPNGGTVVNG; encoded by the coding sequence ATGGTTCGCAAGGTCGCGATTCACGCACAGTCCCAGACACTGCCGGGTAGCGAAGCCGAGATGGAACCACCGGCCGAGATGATCCGTCCCGGCTATCGGGGGGCGTCGAAGCTGGAAGGCAAGATCGCCTTGATCACCGGCGGTGACAGCGGCATCGGCCGTTCGGTGGCGATCCACTTCGCGCGCGAGGGCGCCGATGTAGCGGTGGTCTACCTCAGCGAGCGCGAGGATGCTGCCGAGACGCAACGCCTGGTGGAGGCCGAGGGACGCCGTTGTCATCTGATCGAGGGCGATCTGGCGGAGGCCGAGTTCTGCCGTCGCTGCATCGACGAGACGGTGCAGGTCTACGGAGGGCTCAATATCCTGGTCAACAACGCCGGCACGCAGTGGGTGTGCCAGGACCTGACCGAGCTTTCCGACGAGCAGTGGCGCTCGGTGTTCGAGACCAACATGCACAGCCAGTTCTATCTCGCCAAGGCGGCCTTGCCGCATCTGGGCGAGGATGACGCGATCATCAACAACGCCTCGGTCAATGCCTATATCGGGCCGGATTTTCTGGTCGATTATTCGGCCACCAAGGGAGCCATCGTCAGTTTCACGCGTAGCCTCTCGAACCAGGTGGTGGGGCGCGGCATTCGCGTCAACGCCGTGGCGCCCGGGCCGGTGTGGACGCCGTTGCAGCCGGCGACACTGGGCGCCCATGACCCGCAATGGCTGGAAGGCTTCGGTGAGGAAACCCCGATGGGGCGTGCCGGGCAACCCAGCGAACTCGGACCGGTATTCGTCTTCCTGGCGAGTCTCGATGCTTCCTTCATCAGCGGCCAGACGATTCATCCCAATGGTGGTACCGTCGTCAATGGCTAA
- a CDS encoding HAD-IIA family hydrolase — translation MSERAIDCWLTDMDGVLIGEDRALPGAVELIDQWRANGTPFLVLTNNSIYTPRDLSARLTRLGIDVPEDRLWTSALATAAFLRDQAPGGSAFVIGEAGLTTAIHEAGFVMTDVAPDFVVLGETRSYSFEAITRAIRLINGGARFIATNPDVTGPSPEGPLPATGAVAALITAATKREPYYVGKPNPMMFRSAMNKLGTHSERTGMIGDRMDTDVIAGIEAGLHTVLVMTGIATRDEIERYPFRPREVLNSVAELLDK, via the coding sequence ATGAGCGAACGCGCGATCGACTGCTGGTTAACGGACATGGACGGCGTACTGATCGGCGAGGACCGGGCCCTACCCGGCGCGGTCGAGTTGATCGACCAATGGCGCGCCAATGGCACGCCTTTTCTCGTGCTCACCAATAACTCCATCTACACGCCGCGCGACCTCAGCGCCCGACTGACGCGCCTGGGGATCGATGTCCCCGAAGACCGGCTGTGGACATCCGCCCTGGCGACCGCCGCCTTCCTGCGCGATCAGGCGCCCGGCGGCTCGGCCTTCGTGATCGGCGAAGCCGGCCTGACCACGGCGATTCACGAAGCCGGGTTCGTGATGACCGATGTCGCGCCGGACTTCGTGGTACTCGGTGAGACGCGCAGCTATTCGTTCGAAGCGATCACCCGCGCGATCCGCCTGATCAACGGCGGCGCACGTTTCATCGCCACCAACCCCGATGTCACCGGCCCCAGCCCCGAAGGACCGTTACCCGCCACCGGTGCGGTCGCGGCTTTGATCACCGCCGCCACCAAGCGCGAGCCGTACTACGTCGGCAAGCCCAACCCGATGATGTTCCGCTCGGCCATGAACAAACTCGGCACGCACTCCGAACGCACTGGCATGATCGGCGACCGCATGGACACCGACGTCATCGCCGGCATCGAGGCCGGCCTGCACACGGTACTGGTGATGACTGGCATCGCCACGCGGGACGAAATCGAGCGCTACCCCTTCCGGCCCCGCGAAGTGCTCAACTCGGTCGCGGAACTGCTGGATAAGTAG
- a CDS encoding NAD(P)/FAD-dependent oxidoreductase yields MDLKSGYPYWAIKNGLMQAFPKLDRDVTCEVVVIGGGITGALIADELAQNGHEVTVLERRDVGWGSSAASTALIQYEIDTHMTDLAARFGEADAVSAYRACAQAIDALEGLADAVGDVDFARQASLYYASDEGDLDSLRREWEMRRQHDFDADWLTPEAIASRFGFEAPGAILTPQAARLDPYRMAYKLLNRVLTAGGQVYDRTEVATATPHAHGVTLTTQSGHSLDCRHLIVAAGYEAQTWLDDKVAINRSSYAFITDPIAEDVLGELASTLIWESARPYLYMRTTGDGRLMVGGEDDDIDIPTERDQRVGPKAETLIAQVEALFPHLSPNPTFSWGGTFAETDDGLPFFGPHPQYGPHVHFAMAYGGNGISYSMIGAGLLRALIEGREHPLAELFSFRRVGD; encoded by the coding sequence ATGGACCTCAAAAGCGGCTACCCTTATTGGGCAATCAAGAACGGCTTGATGCAGGCCTTCCCCAAGCTCGACCGGGACGTGACCTGCGAGGTGGTGGTCATCGGCGGTGGCATTACCGGGGCCCTGATCGCCGACGAGCTGGCCCAGAACGGCCATGAGGTCACGGTACTGGAACGCCGCGATGTGGGCTGGGGCAGTTCCGCAGCGAGCACCGCGTTGATTCAGTACGAGATCGATACGCACATGACCGACCTCGCCGCCCGTTTCGGCGAGGCCGATGCCGTCTCGGCCTATCGCGCCTGCGCGCAGGCCATCGATGCGCTCGAAGGGTTGGCCGACGCCGTGGGCGACGTCGATTTCGCCAGGCAAGCCAGCCTGTATTACGCCAGCGATGAAGGCGATCTCGACAGCCTGCGCCGCGAATGGGAAATGCGTCGTCAGCACGACTTTGACGCCGACTGGCTGACGCCCGAGGCCATCGCGTCGCGTTTCGGGTTCGAGGCGCCAGGCGCGATCCTGACACCCCAAGCCGCCCGGCTCGACCCTTACCGCATGGCCTATAAGCTGCTCAACCGCGTGCTCACCGCCGGCGGCCAGGTGTATGACCGCACCGAGGTCGCCACCGCCACGCCGCATGCGCACGGCGTCACGCTTACCACCCAAAGCGGCCACTCACTCGACTGCCGGCACCTCATCGTCGCCGCGGGCTATGAAGCGCAAACCTGGCTCGATGACAAGGTCGCCATCAACCGTAGCAGCTATGCCTTCATCACCGACCCCATCGCAGAGGATGTGCTCGGCGAACTCGCCTCGACGCTGATCTGGGAATCCGCGCGCCCGTATCTCTACATGCGCACCACCGGCGACGGCCGGCTAATGGTCGGCGGCGAGGATGACGATATCGACATCCCCACCGAACGAGATCAACGCGTCGGCCCAAAGGCCGAGACCCTGATCGCCCAGGTGGAAGCACTCTTCCCCCATCTCTCACCGAATCCCACGTTTTCCTGGGGCGGCACCTTCGCCGAAACCGATGACGGCCTGCCCTTCTTCGGCCCGCATCCGCAATACGGCCCCCACGTCCACTTCGCCATGGCCTACGGCGGCAACGGCATCAGCTACAGCATGATCGGCGCCGGCTTGTTACGCGCCCTGATCGAGGGCCGAGAGCATCCACTGGCCGAGTTATTCTCCTTCCGGCGCGTGGGAGATTGA